One Sandaracinaceae bacterium genomic window, CGACGCGCTCATCCTGGGCGCCGCGGTGCCGCTGGCCGAGATCGAGGAGCGGCTCGACGGCGCGCTCCCCATGCTCGAGGCGCTCCTCCCGCTCTTCTCGTCGCGCCTCATCCGCAACCGCGCGACCCTCGGCGGCAACCTCGCCACCGCGAGCCCCATCGGCGACTCGCCCCCCGTGCTGCTCGCGCTCGGCGCCGAGGTGATCCTCGCGTCGGCCGAAGGCGAGCGCACCGTGCCGGTGAGCGAGCTCTTCACGGGCTACCGAAAGACGGCGTTGAAGGACGGCGAGGTGATCGCGAAGGTCCGCATCCCCAAGCCGTTCCCGACCATCGGCCGCTTCTACAAGGTCAGCAAGCGCGTGCACGACGACATCAGCACGGTGGCGGCGGGCTTCGCGATCGACCTCGACGACGCGGGCGTGGTCAAGCAGGCCCGGCTCGCGTACGGCGGCGTCGCGGCCACCCCGGCCCGCGCGTCCGACGCGGAGAAGGCCCTCGTCGGCAAGAAGTGGAGCGCCGAGGCGGTGGCCGACGCGAAGACGCGGCTCGCCAGGTCCTTCACCCCCATGACCGATCAACGCGGCAGCGCGGACTATCGCGCGGCCATGGTCACGCGGCTGCTCGACAAGCTGTGGGCCGAGACGGGAGCGAGCGCATGAGCGTCGGCAAGTCCATCTCGCACGAGAGCGCCGAAGGCCACGTCACTGGCGCGGCCCTCTACACCGACGACCTGGTCCCGCGCTATCCGGGCTGCCTCCACGCCTGGCCCATCCAGGTCATGGCCGCGCGCGCCCGCGTCGACGCGATGCACCTCGACGAGGTCCGCAGTCACCCCGGCGTGGTGGCCGTGCTCACCGCGGACGACGTGCCGGGCGAGAACGACACGGGCGCCGCGCGCCGCGACGAGGCGCTCTTCCCGGTGGGCGAGACCGCCTACTGGGGCCAGGCCGTCGCGTGGGTCCTCGCCGAGTCCGAAGAGGCGGCCAAGATCGCGTCGCTGAAGGCGAAGATCGACTTCACGCCGCTCGAGGCGATCACCACCATCGAGCAGGCCATCGAGGCGGAGAGCTTCCACACCGAGCCGGGCGAGATCGCGCGCGGGGACCTCGACGCGGCGTTCCGCGACGCGCCCCACACCGCGACCGGCCAGCTCTACGTCGGCGGGCAGGAGCACTTCTACCTCGAGACCCAGGCCGCCATCGCCGACGTGGACGAGGCGGGCAGCGTGCTCATCCAGTCGAGCACCCAGCACCCGTCCGAGACGCAGGAGATCGTCGCGCGCGTGCTCGGCATCCCCCGCAACCAGGTCGTCGTGCAGTCGCTCCGCATGGGCGGCGCCTTCGGCGGCAAGGAGGTGCAGGCCAACCCCTACGCGGCCGTCGCCGCCATCGGATGCAAGCTCACCGGCCGCCCCGTCCGCGTGCGCCTCGACCGGATGCGCGACTTCACGCTGACCGGCAAGCGCCACCCCTTCCTCGGCAAGTACCGCGTCGCGTTCGACGACGAGGGCGCGATCCTCGGCTTCGACCTCGACCTCTACTCCGACGGCGGCTGGTCGCTGGATCTGAGCGCCCCGGTCTTCCACCGCGCGCTCTTCCACGCCGACAACGCGTATTACCTGCCCAATGTCCGCGTACGCGGCCGCGTCTGCAAGACCAACGTCTGCTCGCACACCGCCTTCCGCGGTTTCGGCGGCCCGCAGGGCATGCTGATGATCGAGGATGCGATCGATCGCGTGGCCCGCGCGGTGAAGCTCCCGCCGCACGCGGTGCGTCAGAAGAACTTCTACCGCCCCGGTCACACCACGCACTACGAGCAGAAGGTCGAGCAGGCCGATCGCATCGAGCGCATCTGGGACGAGCTGCGCGGGAGCAGCCAGTTCGACGAGCGCTTCATGGACATCGAGGCGTTCAACGCCAAGAGCGCGCACCTCAAGCGCGGCGTCGCGATCACCCCGGTCAAGTTCGGCATCTCGTTCACGGCCAAGTGGTACAACCAGGCCGGCGCGCTCGTGCTCGTCTACCGCGACGGCTCGGTGCAGGTGAACCACGGCGGCACCGAGATGGGTCAGGGCCTGCACACGAAGATGCTGCAGATCGCCGCGCACTCGCTGGGCCTGCCCCTCGAGCGCGTGCGCATCATGCCGACCCGGACCGACAAGGTCCCGAACACCAGCGCGACCGCCGCGTCGAGCGGCTCGGACCTCAACGGCGCCGCTGTCCTCGACGCCTGCGAGCAGATCAAAGACCGCCTCCGCCCCATCGCGGCGCGCATGCTCGACATCGACCCCGACGAGGTGGAGTTCGGTGACGGGGAGGTCCGCCGGGCGCATCTCTGGAGCCGCTCGGTGCCCTTCGCGGAGGTCGTCGAGAAGGCCTACATGGAGCGCGTGCAGCTCAGCGCGACCGGCTTCTACAAGACCCCGCGCATCCACTTCGACGCCAAGGCCGGCCGCGGCAAGCCCTTCCACTACTTCGCGTACGGCGCGGCGGTGACCGAGGTCGAGGTCGACGGCTTCACCGGCATGTACACGATCAAGCGCGTGGACATCCTGCACGACTGCGGCACCTCGCTCTCGCCTCTGGTCGACCTCGGCCAGGTGGAGGGCGGCTTCATCCAGGGGCTCGGCTGGGTGACCCAGGAGGAGCTCTGGTGGGCCGACGACGGACGCCTCGGAACGTCCAACGCCTCGACCTACAAGCTCCCCACCCTCGGCGAGGCGCCCGAGGAGATGCACGTGTCGTTGCTGCCGAAGGCCGAGGAGCCGGGCGTGGTGTACGGCAGCAAGGCGGTCGGCGAGCCGCCCTTCATGCTCGCGATCAGCGCGCGCGAGGCCATCCGACACGCCGTCAGCGCGTTCGCGAGCGCGGGTGAGCCGGTGGAGCTCGCCTGCCCCGCCACGCCGGAGAAGACCTACTGGGCCATCGAGAAGCTGATGGCGCGCGAGGCGAAGACGGCGATGAAGCAGGCCCAGGCGGTCAGCGGAGCGGCCGAGTGAAGATCGACGCGCTGTCCGACGAGACCCGTCAGGCAGCCTTCGAGGCCATGGTCGCGATGGCCTGGGCCGACGCGCACCTCACGCGCGAGGAGATCTTCGCCGTGCGCGCGGCCGGCCAGCTGCTCTCCCTCTCGAGCGACGCGCTCGACGCGCTCGACGCCGGCCCGCCCGATCTCTCGGGCCTGCCCATCGAGGACCTGAAGTGGGCCGATCGCCGCCTCGTCTACCTGTGCGCCGCGTGGATGGCGGTGGTGGACGGACGCGAAGACGACGTGGAGGGCGCGCTCTTGGCCGAGCTGCGCGAGCGGCTCGACGTCCCACTCGAGGAGGCGACGACCCTTCGCGAAGACGCGCGCATGATGCACGTCACCGCCCCGTCCTCGATGCCCTGGTACGAGGAGCTGGCCGCGGTCATCTCCGCCGCGGCTTCTCGCCGTCCCTGAGCGTGAAGCCGCTCGCGGCGAGCACCACGCCGTTGATCTGCACGTCGACCGCGTGCGCCCCCGGGTAGAGCGGCCGGATCGTCGTCACCCGCATCGGCTGCTTCTTCGTCAGCGAGGTCGACTCCCCCGCCTTCAAGGACAGCGTCTTCCACTTGAAGACCTTCGGGCGCGCGTCCCCGCTGGACTTGCGATAGTGCACCCGGTAGTCGATGAGGAGCTCCGCGTCGGGGCCCGCGTTCTCGAGCACCAGGGAGAGCGACACGTGCTCGCCGATCGCGACCGTCTCCGGCGAGACCGACAGCGACGCCGCCAGCCGCTTCGGCGGCCCGTAGCCGAGCACCTCGAGCGCGCGGGGATCGCCGGCCTTGATGAGCGTGCGCAGCGCGTGCTTCACCACCCAGGCCCGCTCCGCGCTCGCGCCGTCCATCCAGCGCGCGGCGATCTCGAGCACCGTCTCGGGGTGATCCTTCGCGACGTCGTTCAGGCAGTTCGCCACCGACTTGCGCACGTAGAGCGAGGGGTCGTCCTTCAGCCGCTCGAGGATCGGGAAGATCGGCGAAGGGTCCGCGATGAGCGAGTCGAGCCGCTTGCCCCAGGGCAGCCGCGGGCGAACGCCCTCCGAGCACCAGCGCCGCACGTGCGGGCTCTCGTGCGAGGTCAGCGCGAGCAGCCGCGCGAAGACCTCGTCCGGATGGCGCTCCACGAACGGGCGGATCGCGAACTCGCTCGTCAGGCGCTGGGTCAGCTCGATCATCGCGTGCCAGGACGCGTCGAGGTGCGCGACCCCGTGGTCCGCGATGAGCTGCCCGATCGGCCACTGCAGGTAGCCGCCCGTGACGTTCTCGGTGCCGTCGAGGAGCGGCGGCAGGCTGTCGGCGAGCATCCGCAGCCCGCGCTCCATGTCCTCGGGCAGCTCCGCTCGCAGCGCGGCGGAGAACTGACGCACCCGGTCCATCATCTCGAGCGCGTCGAGGTCCTCGGTGGCGCGTCGGAAGAAGCGCCGTTCGTCGAAGCCGGGGCACGTCGCGGCGACCTGCGCGCCGAGCGCCCTCGCCGCCTCCCGGTCGAACCAGTCCTTGAACGCCTTGGACTCACCGTTGTCCCCGTCGGCCATGGCGCGGAGCATCGGGCGCCCGGCGATCGACGGCAACCCGCTTGCTGCGCTCTTCAGCGCGCCCGCGACTGGCCGCGAATCAGGACTCGCCGAGCGGGGGCACGGCGACCACGCCCGTGCTCGCGGGTGGCGCGCCGCGTACCACGATGATCCAGCTGCGGGTGCCGAGGGGCACGCCGTCGCTCACCGGGTGGATCGGTCCGAGCCGCGTGGCGGGCACGTCTCGCGCGGGGGCGATCTCGACGATGCTGCCGTCCGGCATGACGAAGCGGCGCGTCGCCTCGTCGGTCTCGGTCGCGATCGACGCATAGAAGGCCATCGCGTCGTTCACCGAGAGCGCGCTGCTGAGATAGACGGCCGAGAACGGCGCCTCCGCCTCGAGGGCCATCTCCTCCGCGTGCTGCTGGCGGCTGCCTTCGGGGACTCTGACGCCGAGCGCCGTCTCGACCGGCTCGCCGGGCCTCGCGACCCACCACGCGCACGCCGCGGTCCAGGATCCCAGAGCGAGCGCGAGCGCGGAGAGCAGCAGCCGCCTCCTCGGACGGCGGAGGTCTCGGACCGGCCTCAGCACGCGCATCTTCACTCACTCCAGGATGTACAGAGAACCGTACGGCGGGGGGAGGCCTGCGTTGCAGTCCTCACCTATGATTGATCTCTAAGTTCAATCGGCGAATCGGCAATGGTGACCTGCTATCTTGGAGTCGATGAGCGACGGATGGCTCGAGCTCGACGGGGTCCCGGAGACCTCGCTCCCCAGCTGGGCGAACGACGGACGCAGCGGCGATCGCGTCTCGTTCCTCGAGGCCGGGCTCCTCGCCGTGCAAGATGGTTTGGCGACCTTCGCGCGCTGGACCGACGTGCTCTCGGTGGTGAAGCGCGGCGACGCCGCCTTCATCCTCGCGCCGCGCCGGCCTCCCGCTGCGCCATGGATCCGCGTCGGCCCGCAGCAGATCGACGGCGACGTCGACTCCTTCCTGCGGCGCCTGGACGAGCGACGACGCAGCGGCGGGTACCGGGACTCCGTGCGGGCGCAGCGCCAGAACCTGCAGCTCGACGAGCTCCGCCGCCGGGTCTCCGCGCGCGAGCCCGTGCCCGGCGCCCTCGAGGTCCCCTCCACCATCGTGCTCGGGCGGTCCTATCCTGGCCTCGGTCTGACTCAGGCGTCCATCGTCACCGGAGGCGGCGCCCTGGGCCTGGTCTTCCCGGTGATCGGCGTCGTGGGCGCGGGTGCGGAGGAGCTCGCCAGCTTGTGCGGGCAGCTCGGCGCGATCGGTGGCGTCTTAGCGGGCGCGCTCATCGCGCGGCACGTAGGCCGCCGCTGGCGCGCTTCCAAGGACGCCACGCTCCCCCGCCAGCGCGTGCTCGTGCTCGCGCCCGACGGCTGCATCATCGGCTTCCGCACCGGCGTCCGGACCCTCCGCTGGTCGTCGGTCGGCCGCTTCGAGTCCGGCCGCATCGAGCCCGACTACGAGCTCGGCCTCATCGTGCGCGGCGCCGACGACCAGAAGCTCGGCGAGATCGAAGCCGCCTGGCTCGACGCCCCCCTCGAGCTCGTCGTGGCCGTCGCCGAAGCCTACCGAGAAGCCGCCCGGTAGCCGTGCGAGCGACCGCGATCGACATCGAGCGACTCGCCGAGCGGTTGAACGCGCTCTGGGCAGCAGACCCGGAGCTTCGCGTGTTCGGGGCAGAGACCCACCGCTACGAGCTCCGCCCGACGCTCGGGGAGAACGACATCGCCCGTTTCGAACGGGAGCGAGGTGTCGAGTTGCCGGCCGACTACCGTGCCTTCCTCGAGCAGATCGGGGACGGCGGGGCGGG contains:
- the xdhB gene encoding xanthine dehydrogenase molybdopterin binding subunit — its product is MSVGKSISHESAEGHVTGAALYTDDLVPRYPGCLHAWPIQVMAARARVDAMHLDEVRSHPGVVAVLTADDVPGENDTGAARRDEALFPVGETAYWGQAVAWVLAESEEAAKIASLKAKIDFTPLEAITTIEQAIEAESFHTEPGEIARGDLDAAFRDAPHTATGQLYVGGQEHFYLETQAAIADVDEAGSVLIQSSTQHPSETQEIVARVLGIPRNQVVVQSLRMGGAFGGKEVQANPYAAVAAIGCKLTGRPVRVRLDRMRDFTLTGKRHPFLGKYRVAFDDEGAILGFDLDLYSDGGWSLDLSAPVFHRALFHADNAYYLPNVRVRGRVCKTNVCSHTAFRGFGGPQGMLMIEDAIDRVARAVKLPPHAVRQKNFYRPGHTTHYEQKVEQADRIERIWDELRGSSQFDERFMDIEAFNAKSAHLKRGVAITPVKFGISFTAKWYNQAGALVLVYRDGSVQVNHGGTEMGQGLHTKMLQIAAHSLGLPLERVRIMPTRTDKVPNTSATAASSGSDLNGAAVLDACEQIKDRLRPIAARMLDIDPDEVEFGDGEVRRAHLWSRSVPFAEVVEKAYMERVQLSATGFYKTPRIHFDAKAGRGKPFHYFAYGAAVTEVEVDGFTGMYTIKRVDILHDCGTSLSPLVDLGQVEGGFIQGLGWVTQEELWWADDGRLGTSNASTYKLPTLGEAPEEMHVSLLPKAEEPGVVYGSKAVGEPPFMLAISAREAIRHAVSAFASAGEPVELACPATPEKTYWAIEKLMAREAKTAMKQAQAVSGAAE